One window of Streptosporangiales bacterium genomic DNA carries:
- a CDS encoding methylated-DNA--[protein]-cysteine S-methyltransferase: NGRNPIGIVVPCHRVIGASGDLTGYGGGLDRKRYLLDHERQVVAALAS, translated from the coding sequence AACGGGCGCAACCCGATCGGCATCGTCGTGCCGTGCCACCGGGTGATAGGCGCCAGCGGTGACCTGACCGGCTACGGCGGCGGGCTGGACCGCAAACGCTATCTGCTCGACCACGAGCGGCAGGTCGTCGCGGCGCTGGCGAGCTAG